CATTCACACCGCCATCCACATGTATCTGTTTGTTCGGGAATTTCTGTTTGAATTCGCGAATGCGCTTGAAATTATCCTTGTTGAATGTTCCACCACTTTCACCAGGAACGGTCGCCATAAGCAAAACGAAATCGCAGGTCTTTGCAAACTCTCCGAACACATCCACAGGCGTGGCTGAGGTCAAGGCCAAACCAAGCTTTTTGAATCCAGTATTTGGCAGTTCTCGGCTTCCATTCAAATTCTCGTATTGAATGGTGAGGAAATCGACCGGATTTGTTTCCAACACTGAACCAAAATCCATTGGTTTGCTGGTGATCAAGTGGAGGTCGAGTGGGAGTGAGGTCTGGGTTTTAACACGTGCCAGATCAGCAAAAACAGAAAGATCGTTCTTACAATCGATGTGCAGCATATCGGCATGATGCGCTTCCAATTCCTTTACGGTCTCCAGAATATCCTGAGTTCCGTTGGCGTATATGGAAGCTGAAATGCGCATTTTTCTATCGCGCAAAAGTAGGGCTTTGCCGCTTGGGAATTAGAAATTGAAAAGGTCGGAACTCAGGTATCGGTCACCACGATCGCAAGTGATGCAAACGATGGTTCCACTTTCTAATTCGGAAGCCACTTTCAGCGCTGCGAAAAGTGCTCCTCCACTGCTCATTCCAGCAAGAATTCCTTCTTCGCGTGCCATTCTTCTCGTGGTCTGAGTCGCATCATCCTGACTCACATCTACAATGCGGTCAACGCGAGTAGCATCAAAGATCTTTGGTAGAAATTCGGGCGACCATCTTCTGATGCCTGGAATACTTGATCCATCTGTTGGTTGTGTGCCTACAATTTGAACGTTCGGGTTCTGCTCTTTCAAGTAGCGAGAAACCCCCATGATCGTGCCTGTTGTTCCCATGGCCGAAACAAAATGCGTCACTTCGCCATTCGTATCTCGCCAAATTTCCGGTCCAGTTGTTTTGTAATGCGCTCCCGAATTGTCGTGATTCGCGAATTGATTGAGCATGAAATATTCTCCAGTGGCGGCCATTTCCTCTGCCAATTCACGCGAATATTCAATCGTTCTTGCTGCTGGCGTCAGAATCACTTCTGCGCCATAAGCTTTCATGGTCTGAATCCGTTCTTCGGTAGAATTATCGGGCATAATCAGGTGCATTTCCACACCTTTCAGCTGCGCGATCATTGCCAATGCAATGCCGGTGTTTCCGCTTGTTGCTTCTACGAGTTTATCACCTTTCTTAATGTCACCACGCTTCAAGGCATCTGATATCATTCCGTAGGCTGCTCGGTCTTTCACACTTCCACCAGGATTGTTGCCTTCCAACTTGCAGAAGATCCGCACGTTTGGATTAGTGTTAAGATGAGTTATCTCTACAAGTGGCGTGTTTCCAATTAGACTTTCAATTCCCACTTTGTTCAATTATGAATTAGTAATTAAAAATTAAGAATGAGATTGCCACGTTCGTTCCTCACTCGCAATGACGTTGTTAAACTATCAACTTTATCTCTTTATATACTGATCAACTCTTTATCGTGATTCGGTCCGTTTTGCCGCTTTCATCACTCATACTGGCGCTGTAATAGACCTTGCTTCCTGCTGGAACACTTCGCGTTAGCCACACATTTCCACCAATAACTGAGCCTTTACCAACGGTAGTGGTGCCTCCTAAAATGGTTGCTCCTGCGTAGATCACTACTTCATCTTCAATGGTTGGATGGCGCTTGGAAGTCGCATCTTTCTTATCCACGCTCAACGCACCAAGCGTTACGCCTTGATACAATTTTACGTGACGGCCGATAACAGTCGTCTCTCCAACAACGATTCCTGTTCCGTGATCGATACAGAAATATTCTCCAATTGCGGCAGATGGATGAATGTCGATTCCCGTTTGAGTGTGCGCGTATTCTGTCAGAGCTCGTGGAACCAAATGTGTTCCCATCTTATCCAAAGCATGCGCAATTCGGTAAGCTGAAATGGCGTAAAAACCTGGATAAGAACGTGCTACAACCTGTTTGGTTTTTGCAGCTGGATCGCCCAGAAAAGTAGCTTCCAGATCGAGATCAAGCGCAGCCTTGATCGAAGGAAGTTGTTGGAAGAATGCGGTAACAATTCCTTCTGGTTTCTCTTCGGAACAAGAACAAAGAATGTCATCTAAAATCACTTTTAGACTTTCATAATGCTGCGTAAAATCGGCTTCATTGTCGAATTTGACAGTGCTTCGTTCAGGATAAAGAACTCCCAAGAGTTCGTTCAGCCATTTGGCCACAACCTCAGGAGAAAGGCATTTGCCCGTTTTCTGATGTTGCTCGAAAAGTTTATGTATGAATGAAGATTCCAAATTCAAAAATGAAGTGCGCGAAGATAACGCTGCACATTGAAACAATGTTCTTCTTGAATTAGCCTTTCAGTAATCTCAGTTCTTGTTTCAGAGCTGGAACGTGTTTGACTGCGATTGACCAAATGACCGAGATTTCAATACTATCGTATGCATGTGCCAAATAGTTTCGAAGTGAAATGATGCTGTCGGAATGTTGAATGGAAATTGACGGGTCCGCTTTTCGCATCTTACTTACCGCTTCGCCAATGATCTCCAGATTTCTTTCAAGCGTGCGAATGGCCATGAAATTCTGTGTGAATGTTTCATAGTTGCTGTCGCACAGGGTGATAACCTGCTCAATTTCCTCAATCACAGATTCAATGTCAAGAATATACTTGAGAACGAGACTACGCGGCATATAATTGAACCTTAGTCGAGTTCAGTTCCTCAATGAAAATGGGGTTTTTCAACGCTGGAATTGAAACCAGATCTACCTTCTTGTTAAATAGATTTTCCAATGCACTGATAAGACCGAAAAAATGGTCGGCCATGTCAACAACTGGTACGTGGGCAGAAAATTTCACAGCAAAATCAAGGTCGCTCTTAGTCGAATCAAAAGATTGTCCAGTGGCAGAACCGAACAGATATAATTCCACCACATCATACTTTTTGCAAAGGATGAGCAAGGATTCGCGGTTCTGTTCTATCAATTTAAGCATGAACCAAAGATACGTTACTTGATTAATGAAGAACGAACTCTATTTTTTTCCTCGTTTTTGAGGAGTGAGTTCCTCTTTCTCGGTTCCATTCAAAAACTTAAGTGCCACGTTGACAGGAACGCGTTTTTTGCGATTGAAAGCGGTGACGAACGCATCGGTCAGCCCTTGCTGCTGCAACATGTCGCGATGTTTCTGTGCTTCTTCGTAAGTATCGAATTTACCAGCGGTGAGAATGGTGAGGTCGTTTTCGCGCACTTCCTTTAGTTTGTCCACTTCAAAATAATAAGAGCGTAGGTCTTTTGGAAGCGTTTCTGCAAACGCACCGATCTGTACACGGAATTCAATTTTGCCTTTCAGGTCGGAGTGAATGTTGTGGTCGTTGAGCGAAACCACTTCTTCTCCGTAACGCTCCGGTTGATTGATATCTACAATGAATGCATCTGGATAACCATTGGAACGCACTTCTTCCAACAACTCTTCTGCCTGCGAACGGAAGCTCAGATTTCCGATAACGTATCGGTAGATCTTGTTCTCATCTACATAAACCCCCACATTTTTCAGTTTCGGAAATTCAATCGTGTAAGCAGGATTGATGGACGCGCTTACTTGAACACCATAAAGCACCGAATTGGTGGTGTAATTCACTTCGCGCGTCACTACTTCGGGCTCGTCTGGTTGCATGCTTACCAAACGGTCTTTTAGGTAATTGGAAGAATGCGTGTTGATGTAATTCCGTGTTTTGATCTCTTGCGCCATGCGCATTGGTTCGTGGCAGAGTTCAATCCATTTCACAGCCTCATTGGTGTAAAATGGATCTCCTTGAGAGAAAACCTGCACAAACTTATTGTAGCGGTCCAAGGCTTTATCGCAGTCTTTCAATCTACTGTAAGCAATCACCAAATAGTACCAGCAGAATTCAGGTTCGCCCATGCCTGGGTCGATATCCGTCTTGCTATAATCGTCAGCGGCTTTTTCGAGATAACCAACCGCTTCTTCAATCCTAATTCCCTCTTTTACCAAGCACATTCCGAGGAAATAGTTATTCGGTGCTGCCGTGGCATCTGCTTTCATCAATTCTTCCAAGATCGGAATTGCTTCGCGGGTTTTGTTGGATGCGATCAGAATCTTCGCCTTTTCCAATTGCGACTCAACGGCAAACGAAGCGGTGCACAGCAGCACGCTGGTAATGAGTGTGGTCAATATCTTATTCATCGTCAGCAGTCATGTGTTTGTTGAGTTTAACGGCACTCTTCGATTTTCGTAATCGCATGTTCACCATTTCCACCACGAGTGAAAAAGCAACTGCGAAATAGATGTATCCTTTTGGCACATGGAAACCCAATGCATCCAAAATCAGCATAAAACCAATAAGAATAAGGAACGCGAGTGCGAGAATCTGAAGAGTAGGGTGCTGATTGATGAATTTGCTGATAACGCCCGAAAACAGCATCATCACGATCATGGAAAGTACGACCGCACCAATCATAATAAGTACGTGCTCTGTAAGTCCGATGGCCGTTAGAATGGAATCGAAGCTGAAAACCATGTCAAGTGCTACTATCTGGATAAGTGCGTTGGAGAGGGACAAGGCCTTTTTCGCTACTTTTTGTTCTTGGTCTTCATTCACACCTTCCAATTTGTGGTGGATTTCGGTTGTGCTTTTGCCCAACAGGAAAAGTCCTCCAGCCATCAGAATCAGGTCGCGGCCGCTTACCGCATGTTCAAAAACGGTGAACAATGGTTCTGAGAAACCAATGATCCAGGTAATGCCGAGCAACAAGCCGATGCGAAAAACAAGTGCTAGCATAAGGCCGATGTTCCGTCCTTTTGCCTGTTCGTTTATGGGCAGTTTGTCTGTTACAATGGATATGAAAATGATGTTGTCGATTCCGAGAACGATTTCGAGAAAGGTTAGCGTAAGAAGCGCAATCCAAGTTTCTGAATGCAAGAATATTTCCATGGAGTGAAGGTATTCTGAGTTTCCTGCGAAGTTCAAAGAACACCTCATTCTTTGCACACAGTCGCGTGTTAATTATCAACACCTGTGCATCAATTATCGAGCGAATGTTACCTTGAT
This genomic window from Flavobacteriales bacterium contains:
- the cysM gene encoding cysteine synthase CysM, producing the protein MNKVGIESLIGNTPLVEITHLNTNPNVRIFCKLEGNNPGGSVKDRAAYGMISDALKRGDIKKGDKLVEATSGNTGIALAMIAQLKGVEMHLIMPDNSTEERIQTMKAYGAEVILTPAARTIEYSRELAEEMAATGEYFMLNQFANHDNSGAHYKTTGPEIWRDTNGEVTHFVSAMGTTGTIMGVSRYLKEQNPNVQIVGTQPTDGSSIPGIRRWSPEFLPKIFDATRVDRIVDVSQDDATQTTRRMAREEGILAGMSSGGALFAALKVASELESGTIVCITCDRGDRYLSSDLFNF
- a CDS encoding nucleotidyltransferase domain-containing protein → MLKLIEQNRESLLILCKKYDVVELYLFGSATGQSFDSTKSDLDFAVKFSAHVPVVDMADHFFGLISALENLFNKKVDLVSIPALKNPIFIEELNSTKVQLYAA
- a CDS encoding DUF86 domain-containing protein, translated to MPRSLVLKYILDIESVIEEIEQVITLCDSNYETFTQNFMAIRTLERNLEIIGEAVSKMRKADPSISIQHSDSIISLRNYLAHAYDSIEISVIWSIAVKHVPALKQELRLLKG
- a CDS encoding TerC family protein; amino-acid sequence: MEIFLHSETWIALLTLTFLEIVLGIDNIIFISIVTDKLPINEQAKGRNIGLMLALVFRIGLLLGITWIIGFSEPLFTVFEHAVSGRDLILMAGGLFLLGKSTTEIHHKLEGVNEDQEQKVAKKALSLSNALIQIVALDMVFSFDSILTAIGLTEHVLIMIGAVVLSMIVMMLFSGVISKFINQHPTLQILALAFLILIGFMLILDALGFHVPKGYIYFAVAFSLVVEMVNMRLRKSKSAVKLNKHMTADDE
- a CDS encoding serine acetyltransferase, coding for MESSFIHKLFEQHQKTGKCLSPEVVAKWLNELLGVLYPERSTVKFDNEADFTQHYESLKVILDDILCSCSEEKPEGIVTAFFQQLPSIKAALDLDLEATFLGDPAAKTKQVVARSYPGFYAISAYRIAHALDKMGTHLVPRALTEYAHTQTGIDIHPSAAIGEYFCIDHGTGIVVGETTVIGRHVKLYQGVTLGALSVDKKDATSKRHPTIEDEVVIYAGATILGGTTTVGKGSVIGGNVWLTRSVPAGSKVYYSASMSDESGKTDRITIKS